In Bythopirellula goksoeyrii, a single window of DNA contains:
- a CDS encoding DUF2306 domain-containing protein codes for MKLSFLTLRITQLLACSLVLQTTIVVLLTIRDYFPPNFHSDFLNGRSRYFFGAYQWAFYAHILSGPFTLFAGLVLLSDSVRRRFPAWHRRLGRVQVLCVLLLVTPSGLWMARFAATGAVAGVGFAMLAIATALCAAMGWRRAVQRRFDEHRQWMLRCYVLLCSAVVLRKIGGLSEILEVEGTYPIAAWISWLLPLIVLECLWLRNRFSTVNR; via the coding sequence GTGAAATTATCATTCCTCACGCTACGAATTACACAACTATTAGCATGCTCGCTCGTGCTCCAGACGACGATTGTCGTTCTGCTCACGATCCGCGATTACTTTCCACCCAACTTTCACTCCGATTTCTTGAATGGACGATCCAGGTACTTCTTCGGTGCTTATCAGTGGGCGTTCTATGCTCATATACTCTCAGGCCCGTTTACGCTATTCGCTGGGCTAGTCCTACTTAGCGATTCCGTGCGACGACGATTCCCTGCATGGCATCGTCGACTGGGACGCGTCCAGGTGTTATGCGTGCTCTTACTGGTAACGCCTAGCGGATTGTGGATGGCTAGGTTCGCCGCCACGGGCGCAGTTGCCGGAGTCGGTTTTGCAATGTTGGCGATCGCGACGGCACTCTGTGCTGCAATGGGCTGGCGTAGAGCAGTACAAAGACGCTTCGACGAGCATCGCCAGTGGATGCTAAGGTGCTACGTACTCCTTTGTTCGGCTGTCGTGTTGAGGAAAATTGGCGGACTCTCAGAAATACTGGAGGTCGAAGGAACTTATCCAATTGCTGCCTGGATTAGCTGGTTGTTGCCTCTGATTGTACTTGAGTGTCTATGGCTCAGGAATCGTTTCTCCACCGTCAATCGTTAG